tataatATGGCTACGCAAGTGCGATACATAACAGTTCGATATGTGCAACTGACTAAACGAACAACTAATTATGtcttccttccccttccctttttcctttgtatCCTGCAATAGGTTTAGTCACCATCATCGCGCAATTTGGCCAGCTCGCTTCCCGGGGTTGGGTTAGGATCTGTTTCTTGTTTTCGCAAGTCACCTAGTACTCCCCCCAAACCAAATTAGAGACCAATAGGGGAAAagtttcgttttttttctatcaaattTCTTCTTTTCTGTACTCATTTGCTTCATTCATGACCTGGCTGATGTTAACTTGGTGCAAACTGGTTTTCCCGCGAATTATTAGTTGTTTCAACCTAAAATTTATGCAACTGGTATTTCAAACCCTGCCTCTGCATGCATACTGTTGCCTCTTACAGTTTCTAGCTTGCTAAGCCATATATATCATGTAGTAACAACTACTATCTCTgttccatattataagtcgctttgacttATTTTCTactcaaacttttaactttgatcgagtttatagaaaaatatatcagTATTTTCAACGCAAAACaaacatactatcaaaatatattaaatgttagttttaataaagctaatttgatattatagaTGTTAgcaaatttgatattaaatgttagtttgactaaggaaaaaaatcaaagcgactTGTAACATGAAACAGAGAGGGAGCAGTAACAATGGCTAGGCAAGTGCAAGATGTTACAGTTCAAAGGGTACATGCAACTGGCTAAATGATCAACTAGTTATGATGTTAATTGTTAGCCCTTCCTCTGCTGACTGGTTTATCCTGAAGCAACAGCTGTTTGGTAGTCTGCACTTGGCAATTCCTAGCAATATAATTCTGTATCTTCATTCATGTGGAATTGTAGGATAAGCTGCGTGGCACGACATCTCCCAAGACTACAGCTCCTACTGATCAAGGTCGAGTCagttattttgaagaaaatccTGAGCTTTTTGCTGAATTGGTGAAACGAGATGCAGCTCGGAGGATGTTCACCAGGTTGGTGCTGGCGGGTGCTGCTTCAGCGTACGCTGGTGCCCTTTTCGTTGTGTCGTCTATGCGCGATAGCGTGAAGGAAGAGCTTCGCAAAAACATCTACGACTAGGAGCTCTATCGCCAGCTGGTGGCTACATATTTCTGTCTCTGTGTTATCTATGACTCTGCCCTGCTTATCATGGCTTGTTTAATGTAACATGGCATTTCCTACTAATCATCGATGTGTAACGTACCATCGTACTATAGTTGCACTCTATAATAGTTTGTGATGGTTGGTTGGTAGTAACGCCGTTACTTCATGGTATTTTTGGATAGACTGGTGAATAGCCAATACGGTTTCTATAGTTTTGCTCTGTGATCAGTTTAGTCCCTAATATTTTTAACAAGTCTGCAAGATTTACCACTTGGCCTAAATCTACTGAAAATGGCATGCGGATGTGACATGTCATCCTCGCATGCAAAGTCGGCAATTAAAATTTCATTATACCATTATATGTGCCAcagtaaaaagaaagaaagatcggaaaattgaaaaaaaatgaaataaaggccatgcagaaaaaaaaaacacccaacAGTTCGACTATGTAAAACAAACATCCGTGCAAAAAGTACTCCcttaatattataagttgtaCAAGTCGTTTGACtgtaaaacaaacatattataaaaaaaacattaaatatTAGTCTTAATGTAATTAATTTGGTAtcatagatgttgctaaatttttctataaatttgatcaaacttaaataagtttgactaggaaaagaGTCATATTTTTAAGTTGGTTTGTCCTTCCACTAAAAAATAGTTAGCTTGTCTTATTTTTGTTCCATCTCTATTTTCTTACCATGGTTTATATAATGGTAGAAAGGCTAACTTGCATGTAAGAATAACGTGACATGCCCGTATAACATTTTTTTGTTGGGTTTAATGATTATGCTAAGCCAAATAATAAACCTTTAGTACTTATTTGGATAATTTGATACATCAAAGATTAAATTGACCTTGGAGCGGAGTTTCATACACCATATTTGCTATTCACTTGATGATTATGGATCACTATTATGGTATCATGAGTCATGACAAAAATATGGTGGTGTTTATTAATTTTGTAAAGTCGGGATAAATGCGCCTTGGGAGAGCTTTTGGTAACTGTAGTTTCTCGCAAATTAATAGCACTCCAAACCATCAACTTTTTGTCCAGAAATTATGGAAGCTTCTGGAGATTCTCATGAGCTCCTTATCAGAACCTAAAACTCTCCAAAACAAGCCTTTAGACTTATCTTACAAAGCAAGATGTATTtgcaaaattatcacaaaaaattctagaaaaaaaatcatacatgtacttccaatagtattacatctacgtgcaaagtcgcatcttcaaattcttTCTACATAGAgagtaacaaaaaagataaaattatgaCAACATTATAActttaaaactgtcagattttttttgttacagctAAAATGTAATGAATTTGATGTTAACATTTTACCCTTAGATGTAacactattgaaagtacatgtatgattttttttatagatttttggtgacatttgttagttggtgtgcataATATatgttgcatatatatatatatatatatatatatatatatatatatatatatatatatatatatatatatatatatatatatatatatatatatatatatatatatatatatatatatatatatatatatatatatatatatatatatatatatatatatatatatatatattaaatattttgataaataaacttaTGTAGCTTAGGACAATGGATTTGTTTAATTAATTCAATAGGAAAAGttttttgagaaaacatatTTGTAGAGATGTAGAATAAATAATTCACTACAATAATCCTATGAAGTATAGCTGAAAAACAGGATTTGGTCGTCAAAGTTAGCTATGCCCACTAAATTTGTGTGCACTTCCATTTTCGATTGGGATAATTCTATTTTACTCCTCTTGTACTCTCCACTTTATCTAAAACTCACCCCAAACCCTAACAAGTAACACCTCAGGATTTTCATAATCCCAAACATTCAGCAACGTTTAACCGACAGTCGTTGGCCTAATCTGAGGTGGTTCTAGAGGCCTAGTCAGCCAATAAAAAAAGTTgtagtaaatttcataaaaccacaGGTTTTGGGACATTTATAAAACAAACCCTAGCTTTTGCAACTTGTTTCAAAGAATCATGGGCTTTATGGCAAATGTTTCATAAAAACCCACATTCATCCCtatatcttttgtttggctATTATACTTACGCAAAATAcatgtataaaaaataatatgtcaTAATTTTCTAAGTAGATACACAGGTTAGCTACTTCCATAATAAACATGTTAGCTACTTCCATAATAAAcaggattgagatcctctgtcTTCAAATGCACGATGCTTTTGTCACTGGCATGTGGGCTCAGGGATCAtcgggtccacatgtcagtgacaaagTCACGTGACTTTGAAGGTAGAGGATCCTGATCCTAATAAACATCAGTCGCCAATTAAATACGGTTTTGGCCTATGTAATCCATTCATGAAAATATTGTATGTTATAGTGAAATATTAATGTTTTGCATAGATATGAGGTTTATATGAAACACTTTGCCCCAAAATCTAGGGTTCTTAGGAACAAATTGCAAGAGCTAGGATTTTGTGATATGGATGTCCTAAAACCTCAGTTCTGTGCAAGATTACATAATATATAGCTTTCCTATCCTAGCTGTGGTTCAACTAGGTAGATTACAATTCTTATCTAAACAAACTCCATAAAACCTCGGTTGGGGTTGATAAAAGCATAGTTACAATATATTATTGCATGTAGTTTAACATCCGCAACAAAGGTGGACACCGGTGGAGGCGGGATGTGAATATTTTGTTAGCGAGGCCAAGAAGGATCTCGGTAGAGGTGGTGAGAGGAGTGTTTGTCGGCGGCGCAGGAGTTTGTCGGTAGCGGGTTGGTGCCTATGCAGCGAATCGCggattgaagcatctaggcccccgttgttaattttggtaattaatgacaagcgttaattgtggactaaccgttgatATTGAGATAATATTTcaagttaggtccacgtcatgtatgcgcatggatgactatcgattgattaaaatttgatggcgcgaagcgaagaaaagaaaacggtaaaactagtgttttagttttaaaat
The window above is part of the Oryza sativa Japonica Group chromosome 7, ASM3414082v1 genome. Proteins encoded here:
- the LOC4342352 gene encoding uncharacterized protein, which produces MAAVALRSLARKAMPAPATLRRAPPPSRSLHRHSLEDKLRGTTSPKTTAPTDQGRVSYFEENPELFAELVKRDAARRMFTRLVLAGAASAYAGALFVVSSMRDSVKEELRKNIYD